GGTAAACAAGTGGGGAATGGACGGCATCACGAGCGAGGTTACGGTGAACAACTGAAAAGGAAGACAGGAGACAGGAGACAGGAGACAGGAGAAAAGATAGGAAACAAATTCGAAGAATGTGTGCCGAACTTGTTGCCGCATCTAGCATGAATAATTCATAATATGAATTCATCCCAATTTATTTTATAAGAAGATCCCCTCTGCCTGTCGGCATCTCCCCTTATTAAGGGGAGAATTCGCCCCAGACATTGCTTACCTTACAAGTGCTTTTTTACCCCCTTCGATAAGGGGGTCGCCGCTAAGCGGCGGGGGGATCTTATCTTTGAGTTTATGAATGGAGCAGGCTGACATTTGATTGACCGGTAACCGGTAATATGGGACTGTTTTAACAAACATCTTTTTACCATACCTTTTCACGGGAGAATATTTCAAATGCACATCAACCTTCTTAAAATTCCCTGGATTGCTGCCATTCTGACACTGGCGGCCTGTTTGAATGCTTTTGCACAAAACGAATCCCCTGTTCGCATCGAATTCGACAATCATTCCAAAAGAATCGACATCGTAACCGGAAAAGCGCTGCCGAACTACACACAGGCGCAGAGAGGAAGTTTCCAGTTTTTTTTCGGTCGCCTCGATACTGCCGATAATTTTTTCTGGTATTATTTCGACGGCAGAAGAAACCAGAATATCAACAATGTGGCCCTGATGCGTAAAATGCAGCCGCAGAATGTATGGGCGATTCTCGGAACAGGCGGAAGGTATGATTCCCCGAGCGAGAAGACGGTGAGAACCAATCCGATAACCATTTCTGTAATACTGCATCATGCCGTTTCGTTTATCCCTATAAATCCCGCTACACAAAAACCCGATCCCAGAATTTTTGTGCTGATCGAGGACATGAATCTTATCCAGTTTGCTCCTGTCAATCACTGGATGGCGACTCTGGGGCAGAAAGAATATGAATCCGAAAAAGGGAAAAAATATTGAGATCATAATTTTCTCGCAAAGTTCGCAAAGTTCGCAAAGAAAGAAAAAATTTGACAGGATTAACAAGATTTACATGATTATAGGAAAAAAGTAAGTTCTCTGATTTGACGAAAACCTCACCCGGCATTTGGAGAATACATATGAATCAGTTCAGTCGATCGAGAAGAAATGTTTTCAAATCCGGTTTTGCCGCAGCCGCAGCCGCAGTTGTTACTACCGGTGAAGCGACAGCCGATCTGCCGGCGCCGGCGCCGAAAAAACCGGGAGAACTTAAAATTGTAGGCGCCATGGGGCATGACTACAGGCTTGAAACGGGGATCAGGCCGATATTAAGCCGTATAAAAAACGCCCGTATATGGTGGGCCCGTCATTACGGCCCCATAACTCCAGAATTGCTCAGCGACACCGACCTTCTTTTGACCTATTATTTCGGCGATTCATTCGAATGGAGCCCTTCGGGTCTGGCTGACAGCATGGGGAAAAACTTCCATTCGCTGTATACCGAAGAAAATGTGTCGGCGATCATGGATAATATCGAAAACCGCGGCATGGGCTGGATACCCATTCATAACTCCATCTGGAACGGAAACGACCGTATGTGCGATTTCATGGGTATCGAGCCGATGCTTCACCGTGAAATTCAACCCATTATCATCAAGAATCTGAATCAGAACCATCCCATCACGAAAGGGATGGAGCCATTTATCATAAACCTCGATGAACAGTTCGGCGTTTTCCTGAAAAATCCCGCCGAGACAACAGTACTGTTCAAAACCCTAGCGGTGCATGACAAGCGTGAGACCATTCAGGGCTGGTGTGTCCAGAAGGGCAAGGGGAGAATTGTCGGTCTTCCGCCGGGACATTATGAATGGACATGGTACGAAGACGCTTTCAAGGAAATAATGTGGCGCTCGGCTCACTGGGCGATGGGCATGGATATTCCCGCTTTCCCGGGGAATTATGTCAATGAAATCTGGTAAAAAAAAGGAAAATACATGAAACCGAAAGCACCCGGCGAAACCAAGGTAGTGGCGATTTTCGGTATTACCGACTGGAATAACGGAATCGGGCATGAGATCCATGTGCGTGAAATATTCAAATCCAGGAAAGACTGGCGGCTGGTATTTGTCAGGGCGAATAAATTTTTCACGCCCGAGCTTATCGGCGACGCCGACCTGCTGATTACCTGCCGCGCAGGCGGCGCGGATCCGATCGACCTTTTCAGCGCGGATGCGGGTGCGACAGATTCGGTTGTTCCGGGAGCTCCGCTCTGGACTGATAAAAATGTGAAAGCCGTCATCGAAAATGTCCGCAGCCGGGGCATGGGGCTTCTTGCGCTCCATAACACCATCGGTGCGGGGAACAGGCAATTACTGGATTTCCTGGATGTAAAAGAGATCATGCCGAACGAGTTTGAGCCTCTATGGGCGAGAAAGGTCAACAAGGATCATCCGGTTACCCAGGGAGTCGGAAAATTTTTCATCCCCCACGATGAACAGTATGCGGTCATCATCAAATCGACATCCACCGCGACACTCATCGAGACAACGGCTATCCACGAGAAACGTCAGGCAGTGAGCGGATGGGCGCTGGAAAGCGGCAAAGGGAGGATTGTCGGCCTCTTGCCCGGCAGCACTGTGCACGCCTACCTTGTACCGGAATATCGGAATATACTCTGGCGGGCCGCTCACTGGACTATGCACCGTGATATTCCTCCGTACCCGGAAGCGAAAAACACCCTCTACGACTGATACCGATCAGGGAATTATACATGACGACATATTTTATAGCGTTTCTTTTCAAAATAGATGCCGAAACGGTTTCATCGTTCCCG
This DNA window, taken from Candidatus Latescibacter sp., encodes the following:
- a CDS encoding ThuA domain-containing protein, giving the protein MNQFSRSRRNVFKSGFAAAAAAVVTTGEATADLPAPAPKKPGELKIVGAMGHDYRLETGIRPILSRIKNARIWWARHYGPITPELLSDTDLLLTYYFGDSFEWSPSGLADSMGKNFHSLYTEENVSAIMDNIENRGMGWIPIHNSIWNGNDRMCDFMGIEPMLHREIQPIIIKNLNQNHPITKGMEPFIINLDEQFGVFLKNPAETTVLFKTLAVHDKRETIQGWCVQKGKGRIVGLPPGHYEWTWYEDAFKEIMWRSAHWAMGMDIPAFPGNYVNEIW
- a CDS encoding ThuA domain-containing protein — protein: MKPKAPGETKVVAIFGITDWNNGIGHEIHVREIFKSRKDWRLVFVRANKFFTPELIGDADLLITCRAGGADPIDLFSADAGATDSVVPGAPLWTDKNVKAVIENVRSRGMGLLALHNTIGAGNRQLLDFLDVKEIMPNEFEPLWARKVNKDHPVTQGVGKFFIPHDEQYAVIIKSTSTATLIETTAIHEKRQAVSGWALESGKGRIVGLLPGSTVHAYLVPEYRNILWRAAHWTMHRDIPPYPEAKNTLYD